The Temnothorax longispinosus isolate EJ_2023e chromosome 7, Tlon_JGU_v1, whole genome shotgun sequence genome contains a region encoding:
- the LOC139816229 gene encoding uncharacterized protein produces MRAFEKSNLTVQSMSNKVEIFKVNGDKMYKCQKCGEMSKRRFNVERHYRRFHEKIKPQKTCCDKIFYTKSDFYNHRHKIHEEKKKYTKEYKSIQNQRTSKFQCPAVPKVEQPNTKEILVEIQNKTDISRSPIEKLNAPKKGFLSRWQKDSYKCKNRRSATKRPSRRRVPTHPLSVTKENIKIYNVTEESKEGIDRALYSIKF; encoded by the exons ATGCGCGCGTTCGAAAAGTCTAACCTTACGGTACAAA GTATGTCTAACAAGGTAGAAATCTTCAAAGTAAATGGGgacaaaatgtataaatgccAAAAGTGTGGCGAAATGTCAAAACGACGTTTTAACGTAGAACGCCATTACAGACGATTCCACGAAAAAATTAAGCCACAAAAAACATGTTgcg acaaaatattttataccaaAAGTGATTTTTACAATCACAGACACAAAATAcacgaggaaaagaaaaagtatacaaaagaatacaaaagtatacaaaatcaACGAACGTCCAAGTTCCAATGTCCGGCTGTTCCCAAAGTTGAACAGCCAaacacaaaagaaattttggtagaaattcaaaataagacTGACATTTCGCGATCGccaattgaaaaattaaacgcaCCAAAGAAAGGTTTTTTAAGTAGATGGCAAAAGGATTCCTATAAGTGTAAAAATAGGAGATCAGCGACTAAACGCCCATCGCGACGTAGAGTTCCAACACATCCGCTGAGTGtgacaaaagaaaatataaaaatatataatgttacagAAGAATCGAAGGAAGGCATAGATAGAGCGTTATACTccattaaattttaa
- the Byn gene encoding uncharacterized protein Byn, with translation MQPAGAPRTPGSPTRSSYHERDREREREREQERDRERERGGRQSRTSPVEDREDREERGSIARQSLGPPAAISGSQGLPLSLSLEDRELWTRFQCITNEMIVTKNGRRMFPVVKVVARGLEPAAMYTLLLEFVQVDPHRWKYVNGEWVPGGKAEVAPPNPIYIHPESPNFGAHWMKEAVSFAKVKLTNKSNGNGQIMLNSLHKYEPRVHLVRVGAEEQRTVLTYRFPETQFIAVTAYQNEEVTSLKIKYNPFAKAFLDAKERPADSQTYPQYAGALFLPQPTMGYEYNAASAIAVAQNQVSACVSNHFSNSCTVTTSGHRSTCRAAPYTLRHKYVQDEQHPDAYAPMPLLHSTAYVAAPAWSPRSPESLQNLNSACLPPAASQEWPTSPSPSPTSHTVLGRAVVGTVSTTATVTGCTLYVPSNLSSQEQHGGHCTDSSWIHSSTLEQQQQQQQQQQQQQQSYLNLNLHLHHQMSPYGSVSHAGLHHAGLHPQSGEPVPPADANEYVHEYHHASPVQSTTPDQHRHHHHQQQHHSQAQMLHLQALPQTETSSPVSVEYDSPPKEHPHIQMGYPEQTADALNEVQQQDDERRYLTTVVDRHPHHHHPHHHHNHHRQDTEIAGEQPNAWTPLTPPPAPQTTAI, from the exons ATGCAACCGGCGGGCGCGCCGCGAACGCCGGGTTCTCCAACGCGTTCCTCGTACCATGAGCGCGATCGGGAGCGTGAAAGGGAACGCGAACAGGAGCGAGAtcgcgagcgagagcgtgGCGGAAGGCAGAGTCGAACGAGTCCTGTGGAGGATCGAGAGGATCGCGAAGAGCGGGGTTCGATCGCGAGACAGAGTCTCGGGCCTCCTGCCGCGATTTCGGGGAGTCAAGGATTGCCGCTGTCTTTGTCGCTGGAAGACCGGGAGCTCTGGACTAGATTTCAGTGCATCACGAACGAGATGATCGTCACGAAAAATGGAAG GAGGATGTTTCCCGTGGTGAAGGTCGTTGCACGTGGTTTGGAACCAGCAGCTATGTATACTCTGCTACTGGAATTCGTGCAAGTCGATCCGCACAG gTGGAAATACGTCAACGGTGAATGGGTGCCAGGTGGGAAGGCGGAAGTGGCTCCGCCTAATCCGATTTACATACATCCGGAAAGCCCGAATTTCGGAGCCCATTGGATGAAAGAGGCAGTATCATTCGCTAAGGTCAAACTAACGAATAAGTCAAACGGTAATGGGCAGATCATGCTGAATTCGTTGCACAAGTACGAGCCACGTGTTCATTTAGTCCGAGTGGGTGCCGAAGAACAGAGAACg GTTCTCACCTATCGTTTCCCCGAAACACAATTCATCGCGGTGACGGCGTATCAAAACGAGGAAGTTACGAGTctgaaaatcaaatataacCCATTCGCGAAGGCGTTTCTCGATGCCAAGGAGAGGCCCGCCGATTCACAGACTTATCCGCAAT ATGCAGGCGCATTGTTTCTACCGCAACCTACAATGGGATATGAATATAACGCAGCGTCGGCGATAGCCGTCGCGCAAAACCAAGTATCGGCTTGTGTTAGCAATCACTTCTCTAATTCGTGCACCGTCACCACATCTGGGCACAGAAGCACCTGCAGAGCAGCGCCTTATACTTTGAGACACAAGTACGTCCAAGATG AACAGCACCCGGACGCGTACGCGCCGATGCCGCTCTTGCATTCCACGGCTTACGTAGCGGCTCCGGCCTGGTCGCCGCGGAGTCCGGAATCGCTGCAGAATCTCAATTCCGCGTGCTTGCCGCCCGCCGCGTCGCAGGAGTGGCcgacgtcgccgtcgccgtcgccaaCGTCGCACACAGTCCTCGGCAGAGCCGTGGTCGGTACTGTCTCCACCACGGCCACCGTGACCGGCTGCACTCTGTACGTGCCGTCGAATTTATCGTCTCAGGAGCAACACGGCGGACATTGTACTGACTCGTCTTGGATACATTCCAGCACGCTggaacagcaacagcagcaacaacaacagcagcaacagcaacagcaatcCTACTTGAACTTGAATCTTCATCTGCATCACCAGATGTCCCCGTACGGTTCCGTTTCGCACGCAGGCTTACACCACGCGGGCTTGCATCCACAAAGTGGAGAACCCGTTCCTCCGGCGGACGCGAACGAATACGTTCACGAGTATCATCACGCCTCGCCGGTGCAATCGACCACCCCCGATCAgcatcgtcatcatcatcatcagcaGCAGCATCATTCCCAAGCGCAGATGTTGCATCTGCAGGCATTGCCGCAGACAGAAACGTCTTCGCCGGTCAGCGTAGAGTATGACAGTCCGCCTAAGGAGCATCCCCACATCCAGATGGGTTATCCTGAGCAAACCGCAGACGCTTTGAACGAGGTGCAGCAGCAGGATGACGAAAGACGATACCTGACCACGGTTGTCGATCGCCACcctcatcatcatcatccaCATCATCATCATAATCATCATCGACAAGACACGGAGATCGCCGGCGAGCAGCCGAACGCTTGGACGCCGTTGACACCACCACCGGCGCCCCAGACCACCGCCATTTGA